The Triticum aestivum cultivar Chinese Spring chromosome 7B, IWGSC CS RefSeq v2.1, whole genome shotgun sequence genome window below encodes:
- the LOC123162107 gene encoding uncharacterized protein: protein MRGIILCDVLPLDDDAKTLRYIPLPDPIRPDDTIDESGGMYRDVAVVGSRIKYAEVKMHVRPGSAGPKGSFTIDGWTAVVWSRPANSFKESTTWRKDHEVHAHQVSFVDGKNKTAPGFELLPAVVDHQGNPQPTLVGIHVGHPKLSLSVGDNTLYLMAKVNRWYDKAWVIAVDMKNKRLRGVAEFGGAPRCSAFLHAYRQSRISEHLNVSQGTKSHLKRPGMPLPHGSSHKKPEIPPHHVMHHCPSGQNPRATWPTFPAQTTDDEDYDDDERTRMADDMDLE, encoded by the exons ATGCGGGGTATCATCCTATGTGATGTGCTCCCACTCGACGACGACGCCAAGACGCTTCGCTACATCCCTCTGCCGGACCCCATCCGGCCAGACGACACCATCGACGAATCTGGAGGCATGTACCGGGACGTCGCCGTCGTCGGCAGCCGCATCAAGTATGCTGAGGTGAAGATGCACGTCAGGCCGGGCTCGGCCGGCCCGAAAGGCTCCTTCACCATCGATGGCTGGACCGCCGTCGTATGGAGCAGGCCGGCCAATTCCTTCAAGGAGTCGACCACCTGGCGCAAGGACCATGAGGTCCATGCTCACCAGGTCTCTTTCGTTGACGGCAAAAACAAGACGGCGCCAGGCTTTGAGTTGCTCCCGGCTGTGGTGGATCACCAGGGCAACCCGCAGCCGACCTTGGTGGGGATCCACGTTGGCCATCCCAAGCTCAGCCTGAGCGTCGGTGACAACACCCTTTACTTGATGGCCAAGGTCAACCGCTGGTACGACAAAGCATGGGTGATCGCTGTCGACATGAAGAACAAGAGGCTGCGGGGAGTGGCCGAGTTTGGTGGAGCACCAAGGTGCTCGGCGTTTCTCCATGCCTATAGGCAAAGCAGGATCTCGGAGCATCTCAATGTCTCCCAAG GTACAAAGAGTCACCTGAAACGACCAGGGATGCCACTGCCACATGGAAGCTCTCACAAGAAGCCAGAGATCCCTCCACATCATGTGATGCATCACTGTCCCAGTGGACAAAACCCCAGGGCGACATGGCCCACATTTCCCGCACAGACTACTGATGATgaggattatgatgatgatgaacggacaAGGATGGCAGACGACATGGACTTGGAATAA